A genomic region of Dickeya solani IPO 2222 contains the following coding sequences:
- a CDS encoding H-NS family nucleoid-associated regulatory protein, with protein sequence MSEALKILNNIRTLRAQARETDLATLEEMLEKLTAIVEDRRGEEASAQQQNAERQAKIEALRAKLLEDGIDPSELLGAVVTSKTAKNKRTPRPAKYKYTDENGNEQTWTGQGRTPKAIAAALESGKTLETFAI encoded by the coding sequence ATGAGTGAAGCCCTAAAAATATTAAATAACATTCGCACCCTTCGTGCTCAGGCTCGTGAAACCGATCTGGCAACACTGGAAGAAATGCTGGAAAAACTGACCGCCATTGTTGAAGACCGGCGTGGAGAAGAAGCCAGCGCACAGCAACAAAACGCAGAACGTCAGGCTAAAATTGAAGCCTTACGTGCAAAACTGCTGGAAGATGGTATTGATCCGTCTGAACTGCTCGGCGCTGTTGTTACCAGTAAAACAGCAAAAAACAAACGTACTCCCCGTCCTGCCAAATACAAATATACTGATGAAAACGGCAACGAACAGACGTGGACAGGTCAGGGCCGAACGCCTAAAGCTATCGCTGCTGCGCTGGAAAGTGGTAAAACGCTGGAAACCTTTGCTATCTAA
- a CDS encoding helix-turn-helix domain-containing protein gives MKNTKDITARFGQRVKTLRLQAGLSQEAFADKCGLDRTYISGIERGVRNPTLEVIGVIADGLEIQLQSLFDF, from the coding sequence ATGAAAAATACAAAAGATATCACCGCCCGTTTTGGGCAACGTGTAAAAACGCTTCGCTTACAGGCAGGGCTCTCCCAGGAAGCCTTCGCCGACAAGTGCGGTTTGGATCGCACCTATATCAGCGGCATTGAGAGGGGCGTTAGGAATCCGACTCTGGAAGTGATTGGGGTGATTGCTGACGGGTTGGAGATTCAACTGCAAAGTTTATTTGATTTTTAA
- a CDS encoding helix-turn-helix domain-containing protein, translated as MKTSDSVKILLGQRVKALRLQAGLSQEAFAEKCGLDRTYISGIERGVRNPTLEVLYILATGLHTDLTTLFVFHDPA; from the coding sequence ATGAAAACATCCGATTCGGTTAAAATCCTGCTGGGACAACGTGTTAAAGCGCTCAGATTGCAGGCGGGACTATCTCAGGAAGCTTTCGCTGAAAAGTGCGGGCTGGATCGAACTTACATCAGCGGCATTGAGCGAGGGGTGAGAAACCCAACGCTTGAAGTGCTCTATATTCTTGCGACTGGATTGCATACCGATCTCACCACGCTCTTCGTATTCCATGATCCAGCCTGA
- a CDS encoding helix-turn-helix domain-containing protein — MEQHDRHPADIIAGLRKRGTTLAAVSREAGLASSTLANTLVRHWPKGERLIANALNKRPEEIWPSRYHDLK, encoded by the coding sequence ATGGAGCAACATGACCGGCATCCTGCGGATATCATTGCGGGTTTAAGGAAGCGGGGAACAACGCTGGCGGCGGTTTCGAGAGAAGCTGGGCTGGCTTCGTCTACGTTGGCAAATACGCTGGTGCGGCATTGGCCTAAAGGTGAGCGCTTGATCGCCAACGCGTTGAATAAACGGCCTGAAGAAATCTGGCCTTCGCGGTATCACGACCTCAAGTGA
- a CDS encoding RhsIA family immunity protein, producing MTELSKAEKVLKEFIIQMNQWELKYYPLFRNEGMTAYKDAAKKELDDIYDLFCTKKERKQGRQISLSCGEPPEYSPDEEVLSSELNKNKCVFITQQYTEAKNKFRYTLQFKEDEWRIDKKERFSFYDDKWIKYNL from the coding sequence ATGACTGAGTTATCTAAAGCTGAAAAGGTTCTAAAAGAATTTATCATTCAAATGAATCAGTGGGAGTTGAAGTATTACCCATTATTCAGAAATGAAGGAATGACTGCGTATAAAGATGCAGCCAAAAAGGAACTTGATGATATATATGATCTCTTCTGCACAAAAAAAGAAAGAAAACAGGGCAGGCAAATATCGCTATCATGTGGTGAACCACCGGAATACTCACCAGATGAAGAAGTATTAAGCAGTGAGTTAAATAAGAATAAATGTGTTTTTATAACCCAGCAATACACTGAAGCCAAAAATAAGTTTCGCTATACCCTTCAATTTAAAGAAGATGAATGGCGTATTGATAAAAAAGAAAGATTCAGCTTCTATGACGATAAATGGATTAAATATAATTTATAA
- a CDS encoding RHS repeat-associated core domain-containing protein, with protein sequence MLNDILSRVARVGAMHAGNRPNPPADRPQPCQGKPPTSPGKTIKHKSFKGAIVGAIAGALVAAAAFAVAAAVAGAIAVAVIGTGGMGAALVVGAVKLAVGFGAVSLLGGLIDTVSSKVSAMVDSGSPSFGPVASGSGNVFVEKQPVARATQDTVACTRHNSPQLIAQGSESVFVNDAPAARIDDKTVCGATLKEGASTVFFGSGQGTYLEIAEEFTALQRALLIAVEFLVPPSRGMFKGLGKLFTRGPMAVLRGMRAGAATTLRGLREAVSCASDGFRNSRGLSRVTEAVRGFLKDPVYIASGEVIESRTDIALGQTLPLVFERTYRSASVHVGLLGHGWHDNWSEVATVTRDGLNTHVVITLAQGYDIDFIFHQDVQAVYCPHYPEFTLHRRGDGFSLWHRDQQTWRDFSVIQGERRLLSAIHDTHDNRIELVRDPKGYLRQVRHSDGVTLLLVWQGEYLHQIQRIDGGQKTLLAEYRQDEQGRLVEADATQAYHLYYEYDAVHRLTRWHDNDQTWARYEYDAQGRCVYTTCADGFLTARFDYLPDRVVMTDGLGQRSEFGFNDLHLMSWEKSPLGHVTRYEYDEVGNLLREISPAGRVVEFTYLDDTGRVSTFTDASGHQWQYDYDAAERLCGVTDPLGREWGWVYDAEGNPKRLTGPDASEVRFTWNRYGLLTQVSDAAGDTQARLQYDHRQRLLSATDAESRTQQLRYDRQDRVVQWQRADGARFRLGYRRASWTLPEQLIRPDDKEEQRQYDRHNNLLSYVDGNGALWRQTFGPFDLLTARTDAEGRTWHYEYDKESQQLTTVIAPDGSRWQWWLDADGRVIRERDMAGTETHYDYDEDGLCIRVHNGEGDTRHFLYDARGLLLRETAPDDTLHYRYDAVGRLTEVSSSTAHVQLEYDLRDRVVREWHNGTLLTRQVDDNARTVTRTLTWDDDADDTTGTLAPLTSLFHYTRTGELRQVQLPDGAELTLTQDAAGRESLRTGGGFVQQREYDVMGWLTREMSGAQHDGRLQPAQTREYRYDGAGNLTGVRHNRDAEGYRLDATGRVQEILSGGAGKPVDTTARYHYTRSGLPQEAGRLTEWQSGRLVQRDDAHYQYDRAGRLIRKQVVQPGYRPQVWQYRWDSRNQLRVVDTPTGERWLYRYDPFGRRVGKRCDQKAEEIRYLWDGDQIAEIRHYRHGQLVARRHWVYNGWELVVQQRQHTGGDWETDFVTSSQNGTPQALFAHDGTLRWQAPKATLWGRRQTEKSESPDPGLAFAGQLRDSESGLCYNRFRYYDPAGGCYVSPDPIGIAGGESNYGYVSNPMCWVDPFGLAKCPTLAHGANGEILSAKATVSKAELRTGSGTNQSSRDYARSLGNQTDDAGHILGNVLGGQGGKGNVFPQLPAINRGQYRDFEKVVKDYIGQHGSVDIEWAFKYGNGGTRPTEIYYDVYQNGQKVFGRIFNN encoded by the coding sequence ATGCTCAACGATATTCTGAGCCGGGTGGCCCGGGTGGGGGCCATGCACGCCGGAAACCGCCCCAATCCGCCCGCCGACCGGCCACAGCCCTGTCAGGGCAAACCGCCGACCTCGCCGGGCAAGACCATCAAGCACAAGAGTTTTAAAGGGGCCATCGTCGGCGCGATTGCCGGGGCGCTGGTGGCGGCCGCCGCTTTTGCCGTGGCCGCGGCGGTGGCGGGCGCTATCGCCGTTGCCGTGATAGGGACTGGCGGGATGGGCGCGGCGCTGGTGGTGGGGGCGGTAAAACTGGCGGTCGGATTTGGTGCGGTCAGCCTGCTGGGCGGGCTGATAGACACGGTGTCCAGCAAGGTGTCGGCGATGGTGGACAGCGGCTCGCCATCATTCGGACCGGTGGCGTCGGGCTCCGGCAACGTGTTTGTCGAAAAACAGCCGGTGGCCCGCGCCACCCAGGACACCGTGGCCTGCACCCGGCACAACAGCCCGCAACTGATTGCCCAGGGCAGCGAGTCGGTGTTCGTGAACGACGCGCCAGCCGCCCGTATCGACGATAAAACCGTGTGTGGCGCCACCCTCAAGGAAGGCGCCTCGACGGTATTTTTCGGCTCCGGGCAGGGCACCTATCTGGAGATTGCTGAAGAATTTACCGCACTGCAACGAGCGCTGCTGATTGCGGTGGAGTTTCTGGTGCCGCCCAGCCGCGGCATGTTCAAGGGGCTGGGGAAACTGTTCACCCGTGGGCCGATGGCGGTGCTGCGGGGGATGCGCGCGGGTGCTGCAACCACGCTGAGAGGACTGCGGGAGGCGGTCAGTTGCGCCAGTGACGGATTTCGCAACAGCAGGGGACTGTCGCGTGTCACGGAAGCGGTGCGCGGTTTCCTCAAAGACCCGGTCTATATCGCCAGCGGCGAGGTGATTGAATCCCGTACCGATATCGCGCTGGGCCAGACGCTGCCGCTGGTGTTCGAGCGGACCTACCGCTCCGCCTCCGTGCATGTCGGGCTGCTGGGCCACGGCTGGCACGACAACTGGAGCGAGGTGGCGACGGTGACGCGCGACGGCCTCAACACCCACGTGGTCATCACGCTGGCGCAGGGCTACGACATCGATTTCATCTTCCATCAGGACGTGCAGGCGGTGTACTGCCCGCACTACCCCGAATTTACCCTGCACCGCCGGGGCGACGGCTTCAGCCTGTGGCACCGCGACCAGCAGACCTGGCGCGATTTTAGCGTGATACAGGGCGAGCGCCGGTTGCTGTCGGCCATTCACGATACCCACGACAACCGCATCGAACTGGTGCGCGACCCGAAAGGCTACCTGCGCCAGGTGCGCCACAGCGACGGCGTCACCCTGCTGCTGGTGTGGCAGGGCGAGTACCTTCACCAGATACAACGCATCGATGGCGGCCAGAAGACGTTGCTGGCCGAGTACCGCCAGGACGAACAGGGCCGACTGGTGGAAGCGGACGCCACCCAGGCCTATCACCTCTATTACGAGTACGACGCCGTCCACCGGCTGACCCGCTGGCACGACAACGACCAGACCTGGGCGCGCTACGAATACGACGCGCAGGGGCGTTGCGTCTACACCACCTGCGCCGACGGTTTTCTGACCGCCCGTTTCGACTACCTGCCCGACCGGGTGGTGATGACCGACGGCCTCGGCCAGCGCAGCGAATTCGGCTTCAACGACCTGCATCTGATGAGCTGGGAAAAATCCCCGCTCGGCCACGTCACCCGCTACGAGTACGACGAGGTTGGCAACCTGCTGCGGGAAATCTCGCCCGCCGGGCGGGTGGTCGAATTCACCTATCTGGACGATACCGGGCGGGTCAGCACCTTTACCGACGCCAGCGGCCATCAGTGGCAGTACGACTACGACGCCGCCGAGCGGCTGTGCGGCGTCACCGACCCGCTGGGACGCGAGTGGGGCTGGGTGTACGACGCCGAGGGTAACCCGAAGCGGCTGACCGGTCCGGATGCCAGCGAGGTACGATTCACCTGGAACCGCTACGGCCTGCTGACCCAGGTAAGCGACGCCGCCGGTGACACGCAGGCCCGGTTGCAGTACGACCACCGTCAGCGGCTGCTGAGCGCCACTGACGCCGAGAGCCGTACCCAGCAGTTACGCTACGACAGGCAGGACCGGGTGGTGCAGTGGCAACGGGCGGACGGTGCCCGTTTCCGGCTCGGCTACCGCCGGGCCAGTTGGACGCTACCGGAGCAGTTGATACGCCCGGATGACAAGGAAGAGCAGCGCCAGTACGACCGCCATAACAACCTGCTGAGCTACGTGGACGGCAACGGCGCGTTGTGGCGTCAGACCTTCGGGCCGTTCGACCTGCTGACCGCGCGCACCGACGCCGAAGGCCGCACCTGGCACTACGAGTACGATAAAGAGAGCCAGCAACTGACAACGGTTATTGCCCCGGACGGCAGCCGCTGGCAGTGGTGGCTGGACGCCGACGGGCGGGTCATCCGCGAGCGCGACATGGCCGGCACCGAGACCCACTACGACTACGATGAGGACGGCCTGTGCATCCGCGTGCACAACGGCGAAGGCGACACCCGCCACTTTCTGTACGACGCCCGCGGGCTGCTGCTGCGTGAAACCGCACCGGACGACACCCTGCACTACCGGTACGATGCGGTGGGCCGCCTGACCGAGGTCTCTTCGTCCACCGCCCATGTGCAGCTGGAATACGACCTGCGCGACCGGGTGGTGCGCGAATGGCACAACGGCACGCTGCTCACCCGCCAGGTTGATGACAACGCCCGCACCGTCACCCGCACCCTGACCTGGGACGACGACGCCGATGACACCACCGGCACCCTCGCGCCGCTCACCAGTCTGTTCCATTACACCCGCACCGGCGAGCTGCGGCAGGTGCAGTTGCCGGACGGTGCCGAGCTGACCCTGACCCAGGACGCGGCGGGCCGCGAGTCGCTCCGCACCGGCGGCGGCTTTGTGCAGCAGCGGGAATACGACGTGATGGGCTGGCTGACGCGGGAAATGAGCGGCGCACAGCACGACGGCCGCCTGCAACCAGCGCAGACGCGGGAATACCGCTACGACGGTGCCGGCAACCTGACCGGGGTACGTCACAACCGCGATGCCGAAGGTTATCGTCTGGACGCCACCGGTCGGGTGCAGGAAATCCTGAGCGGCGGGGCGGGCAAACCGGTAGACACTACCGCCCGTTACCACTACACCCGCAGCGGCCTGCCGCAGGAGGCAGGACGCCTCACCGAGTGGCAGTCTGGCAGACTGGTTCAGCGCGATGACGCCCATTACCAGTACGACAGGGCCGGACGGCTTATCCGTAAACAGGTGGTACAGCCGGGTTACCGCCCCCAGGTATGGCAGTACCGCTGGGACAGCCGCAACCAGCTGCGGGTGGTGGATACCCCGACCGGCGAACGCTGGCTGTACCGTTACGACCCGTTCGGCCGCCGGGTGGGTAAACGCTGCGACCAGAAAGCCGAAGAGATTCGCTACCTGTGGGACGGAGACCAGATAGCGGAAATCCGCCACTACCGCCACGGCCAGCTCGTGGCCCGTCGTCACTGGGTGTACAACGGCTGGGAGCTGGTGGTGCAGCAGCGCCAGCACACCGGCGGCGACTGGGAAACGGATTTTGTGACCAGCAGCCAGAACGGTACCCCGCAAGCACTGTTCGCGCACGACGGCACCCTGCGCTGGCAGGCACCGAAGGCCACGCTGTGGGGCCGGCGGCAGACAGAAAAATCGGAAAGTCCGGACCCGGGTCTGGCCTTCGCCGGGCAGCTCCGTGACAGCGAAAGCGGGCTGTGCTATAACCGCTTCCGGTACTACGACCCGGCCGGCGGGTGCTATGTGTCGCCGGACCCGATAGGGATAGCGGGGGGAGAGAGTAACTACGGGTATGTCTCAAATCCCATGTGCTGGGTCGACCCATTTGGGTTGGCGAAGTGCCCGACGTTAGCTCATGGCGCTAACGGGGAAATATTATCAGCCAAAGCCACCGTATCGAAAGCCGAGCTTAGAACGGGTTCCGGAACGAATCAAAGCTCCAGAGATTACGCCCGTTCATTAGGTAATCAAACCGATGATGCCGGACACATATTAGGCAATGTGCTTGGTGGTCAAGGCGGTAAAGGGAATGTGTTCCCGCAGTTGCCTGCTATTAACCGCGGACAATACAGAGACTTTGAAAAGGTTGTGAAAGATTATATCGGGCAGCATGGTTCGGTTGATATTGAATGGGCCTTTAAATATGGCAATGGTGGAACCCGACCTACAGAAATCTACTATGACGTCTATCAAAATGGACAGAAAGTCTTTGGTAGAATATTCAATAACTAA
- a CDS encoding DUF1795 domain-containing protein, which yields MYQMNEGTLAIPAGWRDESLHVFVLPGDTANLVVNRTPIAFGLSPDTVYEQTLAQFSAHLKGYEERAAWELTLDGQPARGLEYTWRSPEGPMHQVVVMQVRGELLLTFTITAAGELKTEQKTALLAVIETFNAAS from the coding sequence ATGTATCAGATGAACGAAGGCACCCTGGCTATTCCGGCGGGCTGGCGCGACGAGTCGCTGCACGTGTTTGTGCTGCCCGGCGATACCGCCAATCTGGTGGTCAACCGCACGCCGATTGCGTTCGGCCTGTCGCCGGATACGGTGTATGAACAGACGCTGGCGCAGTTTTCCGCCCACCTGAAAGGGTATGAAGAGCGCGCTGCCTGGGAACTGACGCTGGATGGTCAACCCGCACGCGGGCTGGAATATACCTGGCGCTCGCCGGAGGGGCCGATGCACCAGGTGGTGGTGATGCAGGTGCGCGGTGAGCTGCTGCTGACCTTTACTATTACCGCCGCCGGTGAGCTGAAGACGGAACAGAAAACCGCGCTGCTGGCGGTCATCGAGACGTTTAACGCCGCGTCCTGA
- the tssI gene encoding type VI secretion system tip protein VgrG: MANSTGLQFTVKVGALPDTTFAVVDFELSEALNQPFVLSLNLASSQPGIDFGAVLDQPCELLVWYEGELQRRVSGIVSRFAQGDTGFRRTRYQAEVRPALWRLGLRTNARIFQTQKPDAIISTLLEEVGITDYAFALRHEHAVREYCVQYRESDLAFINRLAAEEGLFYFHEFDAGKHRVVFADDAGALTKGPELFFNLATQGLSEGAYVRRFRYAEAVSTAEVALKDYSFKTPAYGLLHNKMSSELDHQRESYQHFDYPGRFKQDPSGKAFTGYRLDALRAGAMTGSGESNAAELMPGGTFTLTEHPNPAFNLAWQVVAVTHSGQQPQALEEESGGEPTTLSNSFEVVKATTTWRAALPYKPMVDGPQIATVVGPAGEEIYCDEFGRIKLQFPWDRYGASDDQSSCWVRVSQGWAGGQYGLIAIPRIGHEVVVSFLEGDPDQPIVTGRTFHATNPSPYPLPANKTRTSLRTTTHKGAGFNELRFEDQAGQEEVFIHAQKDMNTVVLNNRSTSVNASHTENVGGDQTVVVQHNQTVSVKENQVTEIQGEQTVAVTQNRNTTVNDNESLQVKNNIAIQSQSGDVLIATAGGFIAIDKDGNISITGKGLVLNGTRIDLN; this comes from the coding sequence GTGGCCAACAGTACCGGATTACAGTTTACCGTGAAGGTCGGCGCGTTGCCGGACACCACCTTCGCGGTGGTGGATTTTGAGCTGAGCGAGGCGCTGAACCAGCCGTTTGTGCTGTCGCTGAATCTGGCCAGCAGCCAGCCCGGCATCGACTTCGGCGCGGTGCTGGACCAGCCGTGCGAGCTGCTGGTGTGGTATGAAGGCGAGCTGCAGCGCCGGGTCAGCGGCATCGTCAGCCGCTTTGCCCAGGGCGACACCGGCTTTCGCCGCACCCGCTATCAGGCGGAAGTACGCCCGGCGCTGTGGCGGCTCGGTCTGCGCACCAACGCCCGTATCTTCCAGACCCAAAAACCGGACGCGATTATCAGTACCCTGCTGGAAGAGGTCGGGATTACCGATTACGCCTTCGCCCTGCGCCATGAGCACGCGGTGCGCGAGTACTGTGTGCAGTACCGCGAGAGCGACCTGGCGTTCATCAACCGGCTGGCGGCGGAAGAAGGGCTGTTCTATTTCCACGAGTTCGACGCCGGCAAGCACCGGGTGGTGTTTGCCGATGACGCCGGCGCGCTGACCAAGGGTCCGGAACTGTTCTTCAATCTTGCCACGCAAGGTTTGTCGGAAGGGGCGTACGTGCGCCGTTTCCGTTACGCCGAAGCGGTGAGTACCGCCGAGGTGGCGCTGAAGGACTACAGCTTCAAGACCCCGGCCTACGGGCTGCTGCACAACAAGATGAGCAGCGAGCTGGACCATCAGCGCGAATCCTACCAGCACTTTGATTATCCCGGCCGCTTCAAGCAGGACCCGAGCGGCAAGGCGTTTACCGGTTACCGGCTGGACGCGCTGCGTGCCGGGGCGATGACCGGCAGCGGCGAGTCGAATGCCGCCGAACTGATGCCGGGTGGCACCTTTACCCTGACCGAGCACCCGAACCCGGCGTTTAATCTGGCCTGGCAGGTGGTGGCGGTCACCCACAGCGGGCAGCAGCCGCAGGCGCTCGAAGAAGAGAGCGGCGGCGAGCCGACCACGCTCAGCAACAGTTTCGAGGTGGTGAAAGCCACCACCACCTGGCGTGCCGCGCTGCCGTACAAACCGATGGTGGACGGCCCGCAGATTGCCACCGTGGTGGGTCCGGCAGGCGAAGAGATTTACTGCGACGAATTTGGCCGTATCAAACTGCAGTTCCCGTGGGACCGCTACGGCGCCAGCGACGACCAGAGCTCCTGCTGGGTGCGGGTCAGTCAGGGCTGGGCCGGCGGTCAGTACGGCTTAATCGCCATTCCGCGCATCGGTCATGAAGTGGTGGTGAGCTTTCTGGAAGGTGACCCGGACCAGCCGATAGTGACCGGGCGCACCTTCCATGCCACCAACCCGTCGCCGTATCCGCTGCCGGCCAACAAGACCCGCACCTCGCTGCGCACCACGACCCACAAGGGCGCCGGGTTTAACGAACTGCGCTTTGAAGACCAGGCCGGGCAGGAAGAGGTGTTTATCCACGCCCAGAAGGACATGAATACCGTGGTGCTGAACAACCGCAGTACGTCGGTCAACGCCAGCCACACCGAGAACGTGGGCGGCGACCAGACGGTAGTGGTGCAGCACAATCAGACGGTGTCGGTGAAGGAAAATCAGGTCACCGAGATTCAGGGCGAGCAGACCGTCGCGGTGACCCAAAACCGCAACACCACCGTCAACGACAACGAGTCGCTGCAGGTGAAAAACAATATCGCCATCCAGTCCCAGAGCGGCGATGTCCTGATTGCCACCGCCGGCGGCTTCATCGCCATCGACAAGGACGGCAACATTTCCATTACCGGTAAAGGGTTGGTGCTGAACGGCACCCGTATCGATTTGAACTGA
- a CDS encoding Hcp family type VI secretion system effector, with amino-acid sequence MPTPCYISIEGKTQGNITAGAFTSDSVGNIYVQGHEDEMLVQEFNHVVTVPTDPQSGQPSGQRVHKPFKFTVALNKAVPLLYNALASGEMLPTVTLKWYRTSVEGKQEHFFTTTLTDATIVDINNQMPHCQDPSKQDYTQLIEVSLAYRKVDWEHTVAGTSGSDDWRAPIEA; translated from the coding sequence ATGCCAACTCCATGCTATATCAGCATCGAAGGGAAAACTCAGGGCAACATCACCGCCGGTGCCTTCACCTCCGACTCCGTCGGCAACATCTACGTGCAGGGCCACGAAGATGAGATGCTGGTTCAGGAATTCAACCACGTCGTGACCGTGCCGACCGACCCGCAGTCCGGCCAGCCGTCCGGTCAGCGCGTGCACAAACCGTTCAAATTCACCGTCGCGCTGAACAAAGCTGTGCCGCTGCTGTATAACGCGCTGGCGTCCGGCGAAATGCTGCCGACCGTGACCCTGAAGTGGTATCGCACCTCTGTCGAAGGCAAGCAGGAGCACTTCTTCACCACCACCCTGACCGACGCCACCATCGTCGACATCAACAACCAGATGCCGCACTGCCAGGACCCGTCCAAGCAGGATTACACCCAGCTTATCGAAGTGTCGCTGGCCTACCGCAAGGTGGACTGGGAGCACACCGTCGCCGGCACCTCCGGCTCCGACGACTGGCGCGCGCCGATCGAAGCGTAA
- the smpB gene encoding SsrA-binding protein SmpB — translation MTKKKAHKPGSATIALNKRARHEYFIEEEIEAGLALQGWEVKSLRAGKANISDSYVLMRDGEAYLFGATFTPLHGASSHVVCDPTRTRKLLLNQRELDSLYGRVNREGYTVVALALYWKNAWCKVKVGVAKGKKEHDKRDDIKEREWKLDKARIMKNAAR, via the coding sequence ATGACAAAGAAAAAAGCACATAAACCCGGTTCTGCCACCATTGCGCTCAACAAGCGCGCCCGCCATGAATACTTCATAGAAGAAGAGATTGAAGCGGGATTGGCACTTCAGGGGTGGGAAGTCAAATCACTGCGCGCAGGCAAAGCCAATATCAGCGACAGCTATGTGTTGATGCGTGATGGCGAAGCTTACCTTTTCGGCGCTACATTCACACCGCTGCACGGTGCCTCCAGTCATGTGGTTTGCGACCCGACGCGCACCCGCAAGCTGCTGCTAAACCAGCGCGAGCTGGATTCGCTGTACGGCCGAGTCAATCGTGAAGGTTACACTGTCGTGGCGCTGGCGCTGTACTGGAAAAACGCCTGGTGCAAGGTCAAGGTCGGCGTAGCCAAAGGTAAAAAAGAACACGACAAACGCGACGATATCAAAGAGCGCGAATGGAAGCTGGACAAAGCGCGCATCATGAAAAATGCCGCCCGCTAA
- a CDS encoding type II toxin-antitoxin system RatA family toxin, which translates to MPKISRSALVPFSAEQMYKLVNDVSSYPAFLPGCTGSRVLSSSGSEMTAAVDVSKAGISKTFTTRNTLIDNQCILMQLVDGPFRQLTGDWRFTPLSDDACKVELNLDFEFKNVLIEMAFGKIFKELANNMVQAFTLRAKEVYCA; encoded by the coding sequence ATGCCTAAAATCAGCCGGTCTGCGCTGGTCCCGTTCAGTGCCGAGCAGATGTATAAATTAGTGAATGATGTCTCGTCTTACCCGGCCTTTCTGCCTGGATGCACTGGTAGTCGGGTACTGTCTTCCTCCGGGAGTGAGATGACGGCGGCGGTTGATGTGTCGAAAGCCGGTATCAGCAAGACGTTTACCACCCGCAATACACTTATTGATAATCAATGCATTTTAATGCAGTTGGTGGACGGCCCGTTCCGTCAGTTGACCGGCGACTGGCGTTTTACGCCACTGAGCGATGACGCCTGTAAGGTAGAGCTGAATCTGGACTTTGAATTCAAGAATGTGTTGATTGAAATGGCATTTGGCAAGATTTTCAAAGAATTGGCCAACAATATGGTGCAGGCGTTCACCCTGCGCGCCAAAGAGGTTTATTGTGCCTGA
- a CDS encoding RnfH family protein — translation MPEIRVEVVYALPERQYLRPLTLEEGSTAEQAIQASGLLALRPDIDLDINKIGIFSRPAKLTDVLNDGDRVEIYRPLLADPKELRRQRAERSKNKAR, via the coding sequence GTGCCTGAGATTCGTGTCGAAGTGGTCTATGCGCTGCCGGAACGCCAGTACTTGCGACCATTGACGCTGGAAGAGGGGAGCACAGCGGAGCAGGCTATTCAGGCATCCGGCTTGCTGGCTCTGCGCCCGGATATCGATCTTGATATCAATAAAATCGGCATTTTTAGCCGCCCGGCGAAATTGACCGATGTACTCAACGATGGCGATCGGGTGGAGATTTATCGACCGTTGCTGGCAGACCCCAAAGAACTGCGCCGTCAGCGCGCGGAACGTTCAAAAAATAAGGCACGGTAA
- the bamE gene encoding outer membrane protein assembly factor BamE produces the protein MRCKTLTVVAAVVVVMLTAGCSTLERIVYRPDINQGNYLATADVAKIRNGMTKQQVIYTLGTPMLQDPFGSDTWYYVFRQQPGHEAVKQQTLTLTFNSQGVLANVDNKPALQTQ, from the coding sequence ATGCGCTGTAAAACGCTGACTGTCGTCGCCGCGGTGGTTGTTGTTATGTTGACTGCCGGTTGTTCCACACTGGAACGTATAGTCTATCGGCCTGACATCAATCAGGGGAACTATCTGGCAACCGCTGACGTAGCCAAAATCCGCAACGGAATGACCAAACAGCAGGTCATCTACACGTTGGGCACACCCATGCTGCAGGATCCCTTTGGATCGGACACTTGGTACTATGTCTTCCGTCAGCAACCGGGTCACGAAGCCGTGAAACAGCAAACGCTGACCCTGACCTTCAACAGTCAGGGCGTGCTGGCTAATGTGGACAACAAGCCCGCATTACAGACACAGTAA